In Ammoniphilus sp. CFH 90114, the DNA window GGCTCTGCGTCTGAGCGGTGTCTATTTAGCGATTTGTACCCTAGGTTTTGGTGAGATGGTTCGCGTTATTTTTAACAACTTAGAGATTACAAATGGAGCGCTGGGCTTGAGTGGAATTCCTCAATTGGGTCAGAACTTGAGCAAAATGCTCAAGGAGATGGGGATTCAAGCCAAAACATTAGGGTTGACTTCTCCTCAACTCTCCTCCCTATTGACCATCTTGGTCTTATTGCTTTTATTAGTGTTAGTATTCTTATTTATCTATCGCCAAGGGCAATCTCGTGTGGGAAGAGCCTTCGAGGCCATTCGAGCGGATGAAAGTGCTGCACAAGCTATGGGAATTAATATCACGTACTATAAGGTTCTTGCGTTTGCTCAGGGAGCAGTACTAGCGGGGATGGCAGGTGCTATATTTGCGCATGTGACGTTCTTTATCAGTCCGGTAGACTTTGACTATCATAAGGCTGTAGATATTCTTATCTTTGCTGTATTAGGAGGAAGTGAAGTCATCTGGGGGCCTCTATTAGGAGCAACTCTTTTAACCCTTCTTCCTGAGGCATTGCGTTTTGCTAGTGATTATCGCATGATGATCTTCGGAACGATTCTAGTATTAATGATGATCTTTAGACCTCAAGGTTTCTTGGATGCGAATTTGCTAAGAGCTCTTACTTCATGGAGAAAGCCTAATCAGAAAACAGACGGCCAATCGAAGGAGGTGTCTTCATGAGCTTAAAGCTTGAGAACGTGAGTAAAATGTTTGGCGGTCTAGCTGCTCTTTCCGATATTAGCTTCGAAGTAAAGAAAGGAGAAATATTCGGGCTCATTGGTCCGAATGGGGCAGGGAAGACCACTTTGTTTAACGTCATTACGGCGATTTTCCCGCCCACTCAGGGAACAATCACATTCGAGGGAAAGCCGATTAGCAGTTGGAAAGCTCATCAGATTGCTGAATTAGGCATTACTCGTACCTTTCAGAATATCAAGTTATTTAGCCATTTGTCTGCCTTAGACAATGTGATGGTAGGGGCGCATTGTCGAACGAAGTCCGGAGTTTGGGGAAGTGTCTTGAAGACCAAGTCACAACGACAAGAAGAAAAAGCAACGAAAGAAAAAGCATTCCGCCTTCTTGAGGTAGTTGGACTTAAAGGGTACGAAGAAACGATTGCGGAAAATCTGGCCTATGGTCAACAGCGTCGCTTAGAGATTGCCCGTGCACTTGCTACGGATCCGAAGTTAATATTGCTGGACGAACCTGCTGCTGGAATGAACGAAAGTGAAACGGATGATTTATTTCACTTGATTAAACGAATTCAATCCATGGATATTACCGTCGTTTTAATTGAGCATGATATGAAACTCGTGATGAACATCTGTGATCGATTAACAGTAATTAACTTTGGGAAAAAGATTGCAGAAGGAAAGCCTGAGGAGGTTCAAAATAATCCAGAAGTTATTGAGGCCTATCTCGGAAAAGAAGAGGATGAAGAAGTATGCTAAAACTAACAGGAGTGGAGACCTACTACGGCAACATACAAGCTCTAAAAGGGATTGATATCGAAGTTTCTGCAGGTGAGGTAGTAACCATCATCGGAGCAAACGGAGCAGGAAAAACCACGACAATGAAAACGGTAGCTGGGCTAATCAAACCCAAAAAAGGAAAGATTGAGTTCCTTGGAGAAGACATTACAGGTTTGCGTCCTGACCAGTTGGTAAGCAAGGGAATCGCCCTTGTTCCAGAAGGCCGGGCCATCCTTGCTAAGATGACGGTTTTAGAGAATCTGGAGATGGGCGCCTTTCAGCGAAATGATGCAGAAATAAAGGGTGACCTTGAAAAGGTAATGGATAGATTCCCGATCCTAAGAGAGAGGAAGACTCAATTAGGTGGAACCTTAT includes these proteins:
- a CDS encoding branched-chain amino acid ABC transporter permease, with protein sequence MFDMLFNPYYLQIFIFILINCMLALSMYLPLSTGQLSLGAAGFMSIGAYTSALLTMKLGFPMPIGIVTGGLMAGFIGVLIGIPALRLSGVYLAICTLGFGEMVRVIFNNLEITNGALGLSGIPQLGQNLSKMLKEMGIQAKTLGLTSPQLSSLLTILVLLLLLVLVFLFIYRQGQSRVGRAFEAIRADESAAQAMGINITYYKVLAFAQGAVLAGMAGAIFAHVTFFISPVDFDYHKAVDILIFAVLGGSEVIWGPLLGATLLTLLPEALRFASDYRMMIFGTILVLMMIFRPQGFLDANLLRALTSWRKPNQKTDGQSKEVSS
- a CDS encoding ABC transporter ATP-binding protein, with amino-acid sequence MSLKLENVSKMFGGLAALSDISFEVKKGEIFGLIGPNGAGKTTLFNVITAIFPPTQGTITFEGKPISSWKAHQIAELGITRTFQNIKLFSHLSALDNVMVGAHCRTKSGVWGSVLKTKSQRQEEKATKEKAFRLLEVVGLKGYEETIAENLAYGQQRRLEIARALATDPKLILLDEPAAGMNESETDDLFHLIKRIQSMDITVVLIEHDMKLVMNICDRLTVINFGKKIAEGKPEEVQNNPEVIEAYLGKEEDEEVC
- a CDS encoding ABC transporter ATP-binding protein — translated: MLKLTGVETYYGNIQALKGIDIEVSAGEVVTIIGANGAGKTTTMKTVAGLIKPKKGKIEFLGEDITGLRPDQLVSKGIALVPEGRAILAKMTVLENLEMGAFQRNDAEIKGDLEKVMDRFPILRERKTQLGGTLSGGQQQMLAIARALMSRPKLLLLDEPSMGLAPLIVADIFKIVREINDSGTTVLLVEQNVRQALKVAHKGYVLETGKIVTSGTSTDLLNDSKVKEAYLGH